One window of Chryseobacterium sp. JJR-5R genomic DNA carries:
- a CDS encoding calcineurin-like phosphoesterase family protein, whose product MNIKFLMPCLLISAMAFSQASVSGYVYEDSNKNQKKENREKGIAGVAVSNGVQVILTDKNGRYSLPVQDGQTIFVIKPSGYMTPVNANNLPQYYYQYKPNGSPADFKYKGTAPTGTLPEELNFALYKQSESKNFDILVFGDPQPYTEKQLDYFKRAIVSEVKNNRKNAVLGISLGDLVGDNLSLQKPYADVMKEVGLPWYNVMGNHDMNYDAKEDLLSDETFESNFGPANYSFNYGNVHFIILDDILYPDPRDGKGYWGGFREDQLKFIENDLKLVDKSKLIVVSFHIPLEHKNEDNFRNSDRQKLFDYLAPFRNALMLSAHTHIQQQLFYGKEAGWNGSKDLHEYNVGTTCGDWWSGTSDDLGLPTSTMRDGTAKGYSFISFNDDQYKVKYKTAGKPDDYQINLYVPKAVPYPVKTSAKILANFFMGSGKDKVEYRIDGEKWEAMQYDETVDPSFAVSVFKWDTTQNIFPGRRPSNPEISKHIWTGDFSKKLSLGKHKVEVRASDMYGNQFTASEEFEVQDQIVIP is encoded by the coding sequence ATGAATATAAAATTTTTAATGCCGTGCCTGTTAATTTCAGCAATGGCGTTCTCACAGGCTTCCGTTTCAGGGTATGTGTATGAAGACAGCAACAAAAACCAGAAAAAGGAAAACAGGGAAAAAGGAATCGCGGGAGTTGCCGTATCGAACGGGGTCCAGGTTATATTAACCGATAAAAACGGGAGGTACAGCCTTCCGGTTCAGGACGGGCAGACGATTTTTGTGATCAAGCCTTCAGGATACATGACGCCGGTTAATGCAAATAACCTTCCTCAATATTATTATCAGTACAAGCCGAATGGCTCACCGGCAGATTTCAAATACAAAGGAACGGCGCCAACCGGGACGCTCCCTGAAGAACTGAACTTTGCCCTGTATAAACAGAGTGAAAGCAAAAACTTTGATATCCTGGTTTTCGGCGATCCGCAGCCGTACACCGAGAAACAGCTGGATTATTTTAAAAGAGCCATTGTAAGCGAAGTTAAAAATAACAGGAAAAATGCAGTATTGGGAATCAGCCTCGGAGATCTGGTAGGCGACAATCTAAGCCTTCAGAAACCTTATGCAGACGTGATGAAAGAAGTAGGCCTGCCGTGGTACAATGTAATGGGAAACCATGATATGAACTACGATGCCAAAGAAGACCTTCTGTCAGACGAAACCTTTGAGTCTAATTTTGGGCCTGCCAATTATTCTTTCAACTACGGGAATGTCCACTTTATTATTCTGGATGATATCCTGTACCCGGATCCGCGGGACGGAAAAGGATATTGGGGAGGCTTCCGCGAAGACCAGCTGAAATTTATTGAAAACGACCTGAAGCTGGTGGATAAAAGCAAACTGATCGTTGTTTCTTTCCATATCCCGCTGGAGCATAAAAATGAAGATAATTTCAGGAATTCAGACCGCCAGAAACTGTTTGATTATCTGGCTCCGTTCAGGAATGCACTGATGTTATCCGCGCACACCCACATCCAGCAGCAGCTTTTTTACGGGAAAGAAGCAGGGTGGAACGGGTCAAAAGACCTGCATGAATACAACGTGGGAACTACCTGCGGCGACTGGTGGTCCGGAACATCCGATGATTTGGGGCTGCCGACTTCCACCATGAGGGACGGGACTGCAAAAGGATATTCTTTCATCAGTTTTAATGATGACCAGTACAAAGTGAAGTACAAAACTGCCGGGAAACCGGATGACTACCAGATCAACTTATATGTTCCGAAAGCCGTTCCCTATCCCGTAAAAACCTCGGCGAAAATCTTAGCCAATTTCTTTATGGGGAGCGGAAAGGATAAAGTGGAATACAGGATAGACGGCGAAAAGTGGGAAGCCATGCAGTATGATGAAACGGTAGATCCGAGCTTTGCCGTGTCGGTTTTCAAATGGGATACCACGCAGAATATTTTTCCGGGGAGAAGGCCTTCCAACCCGGAAATTTCAAAACACATCTGGACAGGGGATTTTTCCAAAAAACTTTCCCTGGGGAAACACAAAGTTGAGGTAAGGGCTTCGGATATGTACGGAAACCAGTTTACCGCTTCAGAAGAATTTGAGGTTCAGGACCAGATTGTTATTCCTTAA
- a CDS encoding 3-ketoacyl-ACP reductase, protein MNISGKNAVITGGGRGLGKAVALALASEGVNIGITGRNEENLKMAADEIRRLGVKAAYAVFSIDNEIHVKAGIESLAEQLGGIDILINNAGIGDFGSIEEMPSETWEQVIKTNLFGVYYTAKAVHPFMKEKGEGDIINVASTAGLKGGPNMSAYAASKAAVVSLSQSMMAEWRKQNIRVVTLTPSTIASDMSIQGGLTDGDPEKVLQPEDFAEWVRDILKMNRRALIANGSIFSTNP, encoded by the coding sequence ATGAACATAAGCGGAAAAAATGCCGTAATTACCGGTGGAGGAAGAGGATTGGGAAAAGCTGTGGCATTGGCGCTGGCCAGTGAAGGGGTAAATATCGGGATTACCGGGAGAAATGAAGAGAACCTTAAAATGGCGGCTGATGAAATCCGCAGGTTGGGCGTAAAGGCAGCATATGCCGTTTTCAGTATAGACAATGAAATCCATGTAAAGGCCGGAATAGAATCGCTGGCAGAACAGCTGGGAGGCATTGATATTTTAATCAACAATGCAGGAATCGGTGACTTCGGGTCTATCGAGGAAATGCCTTCGGAAACATGGGAACAGGTCATTAAAACCAATCTTTTCGGAGTATATTATACCGCAAAAGCAGTCCACCCTTTCATGAAAGAAAAAGGCGAAGGCGATATCATCAATGTAGCCTCAACGGCCGGACTGAAAGGCGGACCAAATATGTCAGCGTATGCCGCGTCCAAGGCAGCCGTGGTTTCATTGTCACAATCTATGATGGCGGAATGGAGGAAACAAAATATCCGTGTGGTTACGCTGACCCCGAGTACCATTGCTTCAGACATGTCGATCCAGGGAGGCCTCACAGACGGAGATCCTGAAAAAGTGCTTCAGCCGGAAGATTTTGCAGAATGGGTAAGGGATATCCTGAAAATGAACAGAAGGGCATTAATCGCCAACGGGTCTATTTTCTCTACCAATCCATAA
- the prmA gene encoding 50S ribosomal protein L11 methyltransferase produces MQHYLEFDFKISPLQPWNEILMAELIEIGFDSFTEELEGILGYIQKDVLNEEELKALPIFHNENVKIEYTFQEMPNINWNEEWEKNFEPINIDDKVMIRAEFHESVPGMHEIIIQPKMSFGTGHHPTTHLMIQQMMAVDFNGKQVLDMGCGTSVLAIYAKQQGAGHTKAIDIDEWSVENSRENAARNSVELDIEQGTADNLGKEHYDVILANINRNILISDIPAYVNVLNAGGQLLLSGLCFFDVDDILEVCRESGLKLKKQLQREEWVSLLLEK; encoded by the coding sequence ATGCAACATTATTTAGAATTCGATTTCAAAATTTCTCCGCTTCAGCCGTGGAATGAAATCCTGATGGCAGAGCTTATCGAAATAGGTTTCGACAGTTTTACAGAAGAGCTGGAGGGGATCTTAGGGTATATCCAGAAAGACGTATTGAATGAAGAAGAATTAAAAGCGCTTCCCATCTTCCATAATGAAAATGTAAAAATTGAATACACATTTCAGGAAATGCCGAACATCAACTGGAATGAGGAATGGGAAAAGAATTTTGAGCCGATTAATATTGATGATAAAGTCATGATCCGTGCAGAATTCCATGAGTCGGTTCCTGGAATGCACGAAATTATCATACAGCCTAAAATGTCTTTCGGTACGGGGCATCACCCGACGACCCACCTGATGATCCAGCAGATGATGGCTGTTGATTTCAACGGTAAACAGGTCCTGGACATGGGTTGCGGGACTTCCGTGCTGGCCATCTATGCAAAACAGCAGGGTGCCGGCCATACAAAAGCCATTGATATTGATGAATGGTCTGTAGAAAATTCCAGAGAAAATGCAGCAAGAAACAGTGTGGAACTGGATATTGAACAGGGAACCGCCGACAATCTGGGTAAAGAACATTATGATGTTATTCTGGCCAATATCAACCGGAATATCCTGATCTCTGATATTCCAGCCTACGTTAATGTATTGAATGCAGGCGGACAGCTGCTGCTTTCGGGGCTTTGCTTCTTCGATGTGGATGATATACTGGAAGTCTGCAGGGAAAGCGGGCTGAAGCTTAAAAAACAGCTCCAGCGCGAAGAATGGGTAAGCTTGCTTCTTGAAAAATAG
- a CDS encoding SH3 domain-containing protein, with protein MKTVLIFLFLCMAQAFSAQEEEPAYANGIFNFEENKPQKIFTDQARIRQSPDVKGQVSDSLQSNQQVLVLHREDALLKLGERAANWYKISYQKDNQTKEGYIWGGNLAVGYRNKNGLDFLFGISKTVDKKDKEFNQAYPQNIAGVKVLEGNRLIGEVSFDTGSGESLNYAAFTVESSHKLKDVEFTLKATVSGEACGIAGYDQYILFNKDKKLTALPQLMNVGDADAYYHNEKLIFPNDKGGIPNAFILKMEEMERDDKDREKKKHSSKAYLWDGNSYKLK; from the coding sequence ATGAAAACGGTACTTATTTTTTTATTTCTATGTATGGCTCAGGCTTTTTCCGCACAGGAAGAAGAACCTGCCTATGCGAACGGCATTTTTAATTTCGAAGAGAATAAGCCTCAGAAAATATTTACCGACCAGGCCCGGATCAGGCAGTCTCCCGATGTTAAAGGCCAGGTTTCAGATTCTTTACAGTCCAACCAGCAGGTTTTGGTTCTTCACAGGGAAGATGCACTCTTAAAATTAGGCGAAAGGGCTGCGAACTGGTATAAAATATCCTACCAGAAAGATAATCAGACAAAAGAAGGCTATATCTGGGGCGGAAACCTGGCTGTGGGATACAGGAATAAAAACGGACTTGATTTTCTTTTCGGAATCTCCAAAACCGTCGACAAAAAAGATAAGGAGTTTAATCAGGCCTACCCACAGAATATTGCCGGTGTTAAAGTCCTGGAAGGGAATCGGCTGATCGGTGAAGTATCTTTTGATACAGGATCCGGGGAAAGCCTGAATTATGCCGCCTTTACCGTTGAAAGCAGCCATAAGCTTAAAGACGTGGAATTCACATTAAAAGCAACCGTTTCAGGAGAAGCGTGCGGGATTGCAGGGTATGACCAGTACATCTTATTCAATAAAGATAAAAAATTAACCGCACTTCCGCAGCTGATGAATGTAGGTGATGCCGATGCCTATTATCACAATGAAAAACTTATTTTTCCCAATGACAAAGGGGGAATTCCCAACGCTTTTATACTGAAAATGGAAGAAATGGAAAGGGACGATAAAGACAGGGAAAAGAAAAAACATTCCTCAAAAGCCTATCTCTGGGACGGAAATTCTTATAAATTGAAATAA
- a CDS encoding GNAT family N-acetyltransferase gives MFNQPETYNPANCMKHQKQNKTNEDSLSRSEIKSEQTGIPDRLKSGIEGLSGYSLDDVKVHCNSPRPELLKGHAHAQDKEIQKTETEPADVSGEPLHPVQEEHAKVNPFPVLVTDRLILRQFQETDIESVYYGLSHPEVIKHYGVHYNSLSATWEQIAWFKKIEKEETGIWWAVCDRHHHTFLGAVGFNNWNKENRKIEMGYWLLPEFWGSGMIKEAAQPACSYAFKNMRVHRIEAFVETENKNSKKVLNQLDFEFEGTMKDCEIKDEQFISLEIYAKLNIK, from the coding sequence ATGTTTAATCAACCTGAAACATATAATCCGGCCAACTGTATGAAACACCAGAAGCAAAATAAAACAAATGAAGATTCTCTTTCACGGTCTGAGATAAAATCTGAACAGACCGGTATACCTGATCGTCTTAAGTCAGGCATCGAAGGTCTTTCCGGCTATTCCCTAGATGATGTAAAGGTACATTGCAATTCTCCGCGACCGGAACTATTGAAAGGGCATGCGCATGCGCAGGATAAAGAAATTCAAAAAACAGAAACTGAGCCTGCGGACGTATCGGGTGAACCATTGCATCCAGTTCAGGAAGAACATGCAAAAGTAAACCCTTTCCCTGTATTGGTTACAGACAGACTGATATTAAGGCAATTTCAGGAAACAGATATTGAATCGGTATATTACGGGCTGTCTCACCCTGAGGTAATAAAGCATTATGGCGTACATTATAACAGCTTATCAGCTACTTGGGAACAGATTGCCTGGTTTAAAAAGATAGAAAAAGAAGAGACCGGGATCTGGTGGGCTGTCTGTGACCGCCATCACCATACTTTTCTCGGAGCCGTGGGATTTAATAACTGGAATAAAGAAAACCGGAAGATTGAAATGGGATATTGGCTGCTGCCGGAGTTCTGGGGTTCAGGGATGATAAAGGAAGCAGCACAGCCGGCCTGCAGTTATGCCTTTAAAAACATGCGTGTTCACCGGATCGAAGCTTTTGTGGAAACAGAAAATAAAAACAGCAAAAAGGTATTGAATCAGCTCGATTTTGAATTTGAAGGAACGATGAAGGACTGCGAAATAAAGGATGAACAGTTTATCAGCCTGGAAATCTATGCAAAGCTGAATATTAAATGA
- a CDS encoding N-acetylmuramoyl-L-alanine amidase, with the protein MRKTLYIIGLSTLLFSCGSQQNARKKQYIPRTPSIQPKTAVKTSGEKPKSKVTTEHGVEFFTTNIADITKNDNTASYGSIVSAKPAGYKVVKTYFPAIAQNFRQRYLILHYTALPDDKSITVLSQQAVSAHYLVNNTGDNEIYQMVDENKRAYHAGVSAWRNDKNLNDTSIGIEIVNTGYTADAAGKRVFVPFDEAQVKKVAALVKDIASRYQIPATNILAHSDIAPTRKQDPGPLFPWKMLYDEYQIGMWYDESIKQGYYDLATSTDFQVQYIDPAFIFNVQTQLQKFGYALDLSGKWDDATKKTIEAFQYHFRPQNYDGIMDAETFSILQALIQKYPVK; encoded by the coding sequence ATGCGTAAGACATTATATATCATCGGATTAAGTACTTTGCTTTTTTCATGTGGTTCCCAGCAGAACGCACGGAAAAAACAATACATCCCAAGAACGCCTTCCATACAGCCTAAAACAGCAGTAAAGACGTCTGGAGAAAAACCCAAGTCAAAAGTTACAACTGAACATGGAGTTGAATTTTTCACCACCAATATCGCGGACATTACAAAAAATGACAATACTGCCAGTTACGGTTCCATTGTTTCTGCAAAACCTGCCGGTTATAAAGTGGTAAAAACCTATTTCCCTGCCATCGCACAGAATTTCAGGCAGCGGTACCTGATTCTGCATTACACGGCACTGCCGGACGATAAATCAATCACCGTTCTTTCACAGCAGGCAGTAAGTGCACATTACCTGGTAAACAATACCGGAGACAACGAGATCTATCAGATGGTGGATGAAAACAAACGCGCCTATCATGCAGGAGTGAGTGCCTGGAGGAATGATAAGAACCTTAATGACACGTCTATAGGAATCGAAATTGTAAATACGGGCTATACCGCTGATGCTGCAGGAAAAAGGGTTTTCGTGCCTTTTGATGAAGCCCAGGTAAAAAAAGTGGCTGCACTGGTAAAAGATATTGCCTCAAGGTATCAGATCCCGGCCACCAATATCCTGGCACATTCAGATATTGCCCCGACCAGGAAACAGGATCCTGGCCCATTGTTCCCATGGAAAATGCTGTATGATGAATACCAGATCGGCATGTGGTATGATGAATCCATTAAACAGGGCTATTATGATCTGGCAACCTCTACGGATTTCCAGGTCCAGTATATTGATCCTGCATTTATCTTCAATGTTCAGACCCAGCTGCAGAAATTCGGGTATGCTTTGGACCTGAGCGGTAAATGGGATGATGCGACTAAGAAAACCATTGAAGCATTCCAGTACCATTTCCGCCCGCAAAACTATGACGGGATAATGGATGCCGAAACATTTTCAATATTGCAGGCTTTAATACAAAAATACCCGGTAAAATAA
- the aspA gene encoding aspartate ammonia-lyase yields the protein MENFRKESDLLGVLEVPVNAYYGVQTQRAINNFKISGQLLSSYPQFIRGLAYVKKAAAKTNYELGLLDESLYYNIAETCDELIRGELHEQFPVDMIQGGAGTSINMNANEVIANRVLEKLGKNKGQYEFCSPNDHVNLSQSTNDAYPTAIKMGLLQMNATLVEKLEKIVEAFRAKGQEFQDVIKMGRTQLQDAVPMTLGQEFEAFAATLEEDISKLNSNADLFVEVNMGATAIGTGINAPVGYAVLCAKNLAQITGFPVVSAPNLVEATPDTGSYVIYSSAMKRLAVKLSKICNDLRLLSSGPRAGLFEINLPPMQPGSSIMPGKVNPVIPEVVNQVCFKIFGNDLTVTFAAEAGQLQLNVMEPVLSHAIMENIHFLCNALDTLREKCITGITANREVCLNMVKHSIGIVTALNPYIGYKHSTEIAKESLETGKSVYDLVLEKGILSQEKLDEILDPRNMLKPHDK from the coding sequence ATGGAAAATTTCAGAAAAGAAAGTGATCTGTTAGGCGTGCTGGAAGTTCCGGTCAATGCCTACTATGGAGTACAGACCCAGAGAGCGATCAATAATTTTAAAATATCAGGACAGCTTTTATCATCTTACCCTCAGTTCATCAGAGGATTGGCCTACGTTAAAAAAGCAGCTGCCAAAACCAACTATGAGCTGGGTCTCCTGGATGAGAGCCTGTACTATAACATTGCTGAAACCTGTGATGAATTAATCAGGGGCGAGCTTCACGAGCAGTTCCCGGTAGATATGATTCAGGGCGGGGCCGGAACCTCTATTAACATGAACGCCAATGAAGTAATTGCCAACAGGGTTTTGGAGAAATTAGGGAAGAATAAAGGGCAGTACGAATTCTGCTCGCCTAATGACCATGTCAACCTTTCACAGTCTACCAATGATGCGTATCCTACAGCCATAAAAATGGGACTGCTGCAGATGAATGCAACGCTGGTTGAAAAACTGGAAAAAATCGTTGAGGCATTCAGGGCAAAAGGACAGGAGTTTCAGGATGTGATCAAAATGGGCAGGACGCAGCTTCAGGATGCTGTTCCGATGACATTGGGACAGGAATTTGAGGCATTTGCAGCTACCCTTGAAGAAGATATTTCTAAGCTTAACAGTAATGCTGATCTTTTTGTGGAAGTGAATATGGGAGCCACGGCAATCGGGACCGGAATCAATGCTCCGGTAGGGTATGCCGTTCTTTGTGCTAAAAATTTAGCCCAGATTACCGGTTTTCCGGTTGTTTCTGCGCCCAACCTGGTAGAAGCAACGCCTGATACGGGTTCTTACGTTATCTACTCTTCAGCCATGAAGCGCCTTGCCGTGAAATTATCGAAGATCTGCAATGATCTGAGGCTGCTTTCTTCAGGGCCCAGAGCCGGGCTGTTTGAAATCAACCTGCCGCCGATGCAGCCGGGATCGTCCATCATGCCGGGAAAAGTGAATCCGGTTATCCCTGAAGTAGTGAATCAGGTATGCTTTAAAATATTCGGGAACGATCTTACCGTTACTTTTGCTGCGGAAGCAGGACAGCTGCAGCTTAATGTCATGGAGCCGGTGCTTTCCCATGCCATTATGGAGAACATTCATTTCCTCTGCAATGCTTTGGATACGCTGCGGGAAAAATGCATTACCGGAATTACCGCAAACCGGGAAGTCTGCCTGAACATGGTAAAGCACAGCATCGGCATCGTAACGGCGCTCAACCCTTATATCGGTTATAAACATTCCACGGAAATTGCCAAAGAATCTTTGGAAACCGGTAAAAGCGTTTACGATCTGGTATTGGAAAAAGGAATCCTGTCTCAGGAAAAGCTGGACGAGATCCTTGATCCCCGGAACATGCTGAAACCGCACGACAAATAA
- a CDS encoding glycosyltransferase family 2 protein — MRFLIIIPAHNEEAHLSLTLDSLQRQTHRDFKVVAVNDGSTDKTADVIKKYTDRDSRFETVDLQKSEHQPGSKVVSAFKNGLKTHDISQFDIICKFDADIILPENYLNTISEAFKNNPEYGLAGGLLYVEKNGNWVYEGNSNRHHVRGPLKAYRRESYIQMDGLRETLGWDNIDSILLQNLGWREAVLPELHVKLIKVKGADYTIRPAEYYGKYFYFLGLNRFLAYIASFKEAAKSRSASFFFLIIRAYEHCRSQRLELKISRDEQKTVNRQRWNMLKKKWLKM; from the coding sequence TTGAGATTTCTGATCATCATCCCTGCGCATAATGAAGAAGCGCATCTCTCACTGACACTGGATTCCTTACAGCGTCAGACGCACAGGGATTTTAAAGTAGTGGCTGTTAACGACGGTTCTACGGATAAAACTGCTGATGTGATTAAAAAATACACAGACCGGGATTCTCGTTTTGAGACCGTTGATCTTCAGAAATCAGAACACCAGCCGGGATCAAAAGTGGTCAGTGCTTTTAAGAACGGACTGAAAACTCATGATATCAGCCAATTTGACATCATCTGCAAATTCGATGCGGATATCATTCTCCCTGAAAATTATCTCAATACCATATCAGAAGCCTTCAAAAACAATCCCGAATATGGTTTGGCAGGCGGACTTTTATATGTTGAAAAAAACGGAAACTGGGTATATGAAGGAAATTCCAACAGACACCATGTCCGCGGACCGTTAAAAGCATACCGGAGAGAAAGCTATATCCAGATGGACGGGCTCCGCGAAACCCTGGGCTGGGATAATATCGATTCTATTTTACTGCAGAACCTGGGCTGGAGAGAAGCAGTACTGCCTGAGCTTCATGTAAAACTGATTAAAGTAAAAGGTGCCGACTACACCATAAGACCGGCGGAATATTACGGAAAGTATTTTTATTTTCTGGGACTAAACAGGTTTTTAGCCTACATCGCATCTTTCAAAGAAGCTGCAAAAAGCAGGTCTGCCTCATTCTTTTTTTTGATCATCAGGGCTTATGAACATTGCCGCTCTCAGCGGCTGGAATTAAAAATTTCCAGGGACGAACAAAAGACAGTCAACCGCCAGCGCTGGAATATGCTGAAGAAAAAATGGCTGAAAATGTAA
- a CDS encoding polysaccharide biosynthesis protein produces MSVVARQGFKYSIIGYVGFLLGTVSAIFIFPNDFEFYGKLRYSMQTAEMLVPFVVFGISYANVKFFHSVQKDGRNQNMLSLSLLAVFINFLLFCGAFFILPYLYPKFLQTQAWTIKGIILPLILVLSLCAVFNKYISNYKRIVVSNIFDNLFPKIANLGAFCLFFYFALSQNIALAFFFGIFALMLSGYIYYINKLDKVSLDFSTGYFKKDNFWKEFLNYSFFGFLGTFGNYLAINSFMIGEFMGMEENGIYSVLYALISLISIPQLGLFSISAPIISKNLADGDMEGLDRFHKKTSLTLYFLGAVLFSCIMVGFPFLTQFMPKNGVLLREYEPVIWIWGSAVLVDLATGFNGNIISLSKHYRFNILVMLLLAGLTVGLNLYFIKNTDLQLIGIALSTAISLTTYNVVKVVFNYFVFKVSPLTIEMIFVSIICTLAITVAIVLPNFSNNFINLLYKPAVVLLLIFIGNYFTKIFPLEEYLNKNFIKSIFKFK; encoded by the coding sequence ATGAGTGTAGTAGCAAGGCAGGGATTCAAATATTCCATCATCGGCTATGTAGGGTTCTTGTTGGGTACCGTCTCTGCGATTTTTATCTTCCCCAATGATTTTGAGTTTTACGGAAAACTGCGGTACAGCATGCAGACGGCAGAAATGCTTGTCCCTTTTGTGGTCTTCGGGATCTCTTACGCAAACGTAAAGTTTTTCCACAGCGTACAGAAGGACGGCAGGAACCAGAATATGCTCTCGCTGTCACTGCTAGCTGTTTTCATTAATTTCCTGCTTTTCTGCGGTGCATTTTTCATCCTCCCTTATTTGTATCCGAAGTTCCTGCAAACCCAGGCCTGGACGATTAAAGGGATTATCCTGCCGTTGATTCTTGTTTTGTCTCTGTGTGCGGTATTCAATAAATACATCTCCAATTACAAACGCATTGTGGTTTCCAATATTTTTGATAACCTTTTTCCTAAAATAGCCAACCTCGGCGCATTTTGCCTTTTCTTTTATTTTGCACTGTCACAAAATATTGCGCTGGCTTTTTTCTTTGGGATTTTTGCACTGATGCTGTCCGGGTATATTTATTACATCAATAAATTAGATAAAGTCAGCCTTGATTTCAGCACCGGCTATTTTAAGAAAGATAATTTCTGGAAAGAATTTCTGAACTACAGTTTCTTCGGGTTCCTGGGGACGTTCGGAAACTATTTGGCCATCAACAGCTTTATGATCGGCGAGTTTATGGGAATGGAAGAGAATGGCATTTATTCTGTTCTGTATGCTCTGATTTCCCTGATTTCCATCCCCCAGCTGGGGCTGTTTAGCATTTCAGCACCGATCATCAGTAAAAACCTGGCGGACGGAGATATGGAAGGCCTGGACCGGTTCCATAAGAAAACGTCCTTAACCTTATATTTTTTAGGTGCGGTTTTATTCTCTTGTATCATGGTCGGATTTCCTTTTCTGACCCAGTTTATGCCTAAGAACGGGGTCCTGCTGAGGGAATATGAACCGGTGATCTGGATCTGGGGCTCGGCAGTGCTTGTAGACCTGGCAACCGGGTTCAACGGCAATATCATTTCACTTTCAAAACACTACCGCTTCAATATTTTGGTAATGCTTTTACTGGCCGGGCTGACCGTAGGGCTTAATCTTTATTTCATTAAAAATACCGACCTGCAGCTTATCGGCATTGCCTTATCCACCGCGATCTCTTTAACCACTTATAATGTGGTGAAAGTAGTCTTCAATTATTTCGTATTTAAGGTTTCCCCACTGACGATTGAGATGATTTTCGTTTCCATTATCTGCACGCTGGCCATTACGGTAGCCATTGTTCTGCCGAACTTCAGTAACAATTTCATCAACCTGCTTTATAAACCTGCTGTTGTTTTGCTGTTGATTTTTATCGGGAATTATTTCACCAAGATTTTTCCGCTTGAGGAATATTTGAATAAAAACTTTATTAAAAGTATTTTCAAATTCAAATAG
- a CDS encoding FkbM family methyltransferase translates to MSLYQRIAEKLQYISPSFYKKRFFKSLTHLNKENFSERNVEPELVWIKEFLPKNAVILDIGANVGTFLYQLENRLDHEHIYAFEPNKKLYRRLKRLFPAMRILPLALSDENTTAEFKVPVINGKTVASRGTLNVDYREKGEEKSYTEQVKVIKLDDWAAIEHFQRLDFIKIDVEGNEMKTLLGAKEIIRQFSPTLMVEMEQRHHDTPIWKEIAEVESWNYNAHYLNRHTFELEKLTESVLLKNTGDEKNKTEYINNIIFIPKSQ, encoded by the coding sequence ATGTCCCTGTATCAAAGAATTGCCGAAAAACTGCAGTATATCAGTCCGAGTTTTTATAAGAAAAGATTTTTTAAAAGCCTGACCCATCTCAATAAAGAAAATTTTTCTGAAAGAAACGTAGAGCCGGAACTGGTATGGATTAAGGAATTTTTACCTAAGAATGCCGTAATTCTTGACATCGGCGCAAACGTGGGAACTTTTCTGTATCAGTTGGAAAACAGGCTGGACCATGAGCATATTTATGCTTTTGAGCCGAATAAAAAGCTGTACAGACGTCTGAAAAGACTGTTCCCGGCCATGAGGATCCTTCCTCTTGCGCTGTCTGACGAAAATACCACTGCCGAATTTAAAGTTCCTGTGATCAACGGTAAAACGGTGGCATCCAGAGGAACCCTGAACGTTGACTACAGGGAAAAAGGCGAAGAGAAAAGCTATACCGAGCAGGTAAAGGTGATTAAGCTGGATGACTGGGCTGCCATTGAGCATTTCCAACGCCTGGATTTTATCAAGATAGACGTAGAAGGCAATGAAATGAAAACCCTTCTGGGTGCTAAGGAAATCATCCGGCAGTTCTCCCCCACTTTAATGGTGGAAATGGAACAGAGGCATCACGATACACCGATCTGGAAAGAAATCGCCGAAGTTGAATCCTGGAATTATAATGCCCATTACCTGAACCGCCATACTTTTGAACTTGAAAAACTGACGGAATCCGTTCTGCTGAAAAACACCGGCGACGAAAAAAACAAGACAGAATATATCAACAACATCATTTTCATTCCTAAAAGTCAGTAA